One Balaenoptera musculus isolate JJ_BM4_2016_0621 chromosome 13, mBalMus1.pri.v3, whole genome shotgun sequence genomic window, acatacacacacacacacacgcccacactCCCAATTCTCTATTTTCAAAATGAGTTAATTATGTGCTCCCAATGTTATGAGATGCAGAACAAGCTGGACCCCTCAATCTAGCTGTGACCTTCAGGACTTAATTAAACCCCTCTCACTCAGCTGTGCGTGCTCTGGAGCCACAGTTTTTCTGTCAGTACAAcgcagggggctgggggcaggggaggttgGACTAGGTGATGCCTATTTTCCTTTTAACTTGGATATTCTGTGATTCCAAGAACCatacctttctttctctctctccctctttcaatAGAAATTAACAGCTCACAGGAGGTTTGTCAGATCCTCCTGGGTCAGAGAAGAGGGTGTTAGGTGATGGTCCTAGGATGGGGGCGGAGGATGTGATAAGAGGAAAGgtcaggaaaggagggagagaagccaTCTCCCAGAGCAGGAGCTGGGACCACAGAACCTCATGCAGGAAACCAGGAGTCGGGGCTTCTtgggggaaagaaggagggggGGCTGAGACCCCGAGGCTCCGTGGGATGGGCACGGACTTGCCTCCTCTGAGGTGGTCCCACACTCCATGTCTTTGCTCATGCGGCTCCCCTGCTTCTGCTTCTCCCCACTCATCATTCAAGGCCTGACATAGTGCTTGTTTCCTGTAGCCCAGGGTTGGCACACTTTTAATGTAAAGGGCCAGTAATAAGCATTTTTGGCTCTGAGGGCCATGTGATCTCCACCACAGctcttcaactttgttcttgtCGCTCGAGAGCAGCCAGAGATAACCTGTGAGCAAGGGGCGTGACTCTATTCCTAAagaatttatttgaatttcaggtaCTTTTCACCTGTCACAAAATGttattcttcctttgattttttttttatcatgaaaagatgtagaaaccattcttagcttgtggaCTGTACAAACACAGGCAAGGGTCCATAGTTTGCCAGCTCCTGCTCTGGCCTCTTGCTACGCAAAGTGCAGTCCACGGACCAGCAGTATCGGCCTCACCTGGCAGCTTGCTGGAAATGCAGAAGCTcagggcccccccccccgccgagTGACTGATTCAAAGTCTGCATTTTAGCAAAATCTCTGGATGACCCctgtgcactttaaaaaatactgatgcctgggtgtCACCCGGGGATTCTAATGTAATAAGTGTGGACGCAGCCTGAACACTGAGATTTTGTAAAGCTCCCCAGCTGATTTTGTTGTGCCCCAGGAAGATCCCTAGGGGGAGAGGGCAGCCCCTCCACCTGGCTCCAAAAGCTCTCTGGTCACTCATCCACGGCAAAGCATGTCACTCTATATGCGTGTCACGCTCTGAGCTCCTCTGGGACCAGGACCCTGTGTAAGCCTGATTCACGGAAGAGCTCAGACAAACTTCTCACCCTCTTGGGAGTTGGTCTCCTCCTAAGCGTGGATGAGATGGGCTCTGAGTGTTTTTGTAGCAATAAAGACACTCTccccagggaattccttggtggtccagtggttaggactcagcactttcactgccgagggcctgggttcaatccctggtcagggaactaagatcccataagaaGCCACcgggtgtggaaaaaaaaaaaaaaaaaaaaagacactgtccCCTGACCCCAGGTGAATAGTAGGGAAGGTGCCTCACCTCCTGGGCTCTCTCCAACCCCGAACTTCTTCCCTGCTCTGGGCTCAGAGTTCTCAGGCCAGCACAGGCTTGGGGCTTCCCAAGGactctgggggcagggggacaaAGAGAGGCAATCCCACCCAACTCAGTCACATTCAGCAGGCCCCACTGAGCCCCAGGGATGCCAAACAATCGCCTCTTCCCgagcctctcctccctcccactgagtcccacagccctgggcccacctcttcctctgccttccatGGTCACCTGACCCAGTATTCCCTGGAGAAACGTGTGAGGGAGGGGTGCACAACATTGGCTCAGGGCCCCGCACCTCACAGGGACGGCTCTGACTCTCTCCTCCCTTCAAGGCCCCTACAACGTGGCAGCCTCCCACCCCCTGGAGTCCCCAACCCAACACGTCCACAGCCCTAGTCTTGCAAATCCTGGAAGGGGCCCCGAGAAAGCATCCCTCTTTATACATATGGGAAAACCAgggcccagagaaggaaagacctGCCCAGGATGGTGCAGACCAGGGActacctccccttcccctcctactagacctccccctcccctcagaggGCTCCTGCACCCGCTGccccaggaggggaaggaggaacagAGCTCTGGGGTTTGTGGAAGGTGGAAAGCCAGAGAGAGGGGCCTGCTGGGACCAACTCCGTGCCAAGGGGACTGCCTTTGACTAAGAACAGCATGACAGTGCCCTGTGGCCACCGCTCCCCCATCTGCAtaccagcccagccctggggaggcCAGAGTGGGAAGCTGTGCCCCTCACTCCTCTCCCAGCACACAGTAATGGAAACACCTGCCGTTTACTGAGtagctactatgtgccaggcactgtgctaagcactgtgaTTCCCTGAAGTAATTCTTCCATTTAATAAATGATCAGaatgaggatcagagaggttaagcaacaggcctaaggtcacacagcaagtaagggAGTGGTAAGGGAGGGATGGTAGAGAACAGTGTTTAAGCTAGAAGGCATCTCAGAGATCACCTCCTCATTCCCTGGACTTCAAATCTAGGTCTGTCTGTGTCTGTTCCCCGGGGGCTCACAGACTAGGCTGGCAGCGGGCCACCCGGAGCGTGCTCAGGTTTGCCCATTCAGCTGATACCTCAGAAGTGCTGGTTCTAGGAGAAAGGATGAGCTGGAAGACAGGCACGTCCACCCTGAGGACGCTCAACCCCTCTCCTGGTCTGCAGACCCTCCCCTCATGGCCCAAGCACACGCCTCTGTCCCAAGACCTCCTCACATCAAAGAGAATGAATGTGCTGCTTTGGGGGTCATCAGACCTGGGACTGAATCCCTGCTCTGTGTgccctggggcctcagtttcttcttctctaaaGGGGGGGGGGCTACCTAGCTAGCAGGGTTGCTGGAAGGAATGGAAAGAAGTTGTGAAAAGGGCCTTGCTCAGGTGATTAAGAAACGGTAACCCCACTGCTTGGTGCTCTCCGTTCTGTGAATTCTTCCTCTCCTGGGAGTAAGCTTTTCCTCAGAAGGAAACAGGAGGCACAGAGCCTCCTGGATTGTGGCAAAGCTCCCTGGGCTGAACCTTATGTAGAAGCCCTTCTTTAACTAGCCCTCAGCTAAAAATAAACGCTTTGGGCTGCACACCTACCTCCCAGGAGGGGCTGAGTCACatctgggagtgggggtggggtgcggcgggggacagggcagggggtggCCAGCCTGTGACAGAACCTACACCACAGGCGGGCGCAGAGAGCAGGAGGCTTTATTGAAGGAGATACAGAACCGGGCGAGCGCGCCTGCCGTCAGCCAGACCACAGCCCTCATCACCCCAAACTGTCAGTGATCCCTGgacgcccctccccgcccccgtcccCGCCCCCGGGACCCTGGACAGCCAGAAACACAAAGGGATCTTACCCGGCCTCATCAGAGGTGCCCAAGAGGGCCTTCAAAGTTCTGTTCTGGAGAGGGCTGGGGGACAAAGGACAGCCCCTCCCGGGCAGTCACTGGCAGGCCTGTCACAcccgtccgtccatccatccaccagcCCAGTCCGTCTGTGCCCAGGTCGTCCCTCGTCACTTGCAGCTCTGGAGCCGGGTCCTGTGGTGCTTCTCCTCGGTCAGCAGGGGGATGAAGGTGTCGCTGTGGGAGACCTTCAGCCGGCTGCTCCAGCTCAGCCCCTCCTTCCCGGCGGGCTCTGGCGGGAGGTTGTCCAGGTCGCCGCGGGAGCCCCCTGTCTTGCCCTCGCCCACACTGCTGGAGTTGAGCTCCATCAACTCCAGCTCGTGCTTGGCTGCCGTTTCCAGGACTCGCTGCTTGTTGTAGTATCTGACAAAGTTGTTGATGATGGGGTGGATGGGCAGGGCAATGGCAATGACCCCACACAGGAAGCTGATGGCTGCATTGAGCTTGCCCAGGGTGGTCTTGGGGTAGATGTCACCATAGCCAACCGTGGTCATGGTGATGATGGCCCACCAGAAGGACTGGGGGATGCTCTTAAACAAGGTCTCCGGGTGGCTCTGCTCCATGGTGTAGCCCAGGGCCGAGAAGACGAAGATGCCCACGGCCAGGTACATGAGCAGCAGCCCCAGTTCCTTGAAGCTGCGCTTGAGGGCGTAGGTGAGGGTCTGCAGCCCCGAGGAGTGGCGCGCCAGCTTGAAGATGCGGGCGATGCGCATGATCCGCAGGGCCTGCACCGCCTGCTGCACGTTGGTCAGCTCCATCATGCGGGCGCCCAGGTGCGTGAGCGTGAAGCTCACGTAGAAGGGGAGGATGGCCAGCACGTCCACGATGTTCATGAAGGACAGGGCGAAGTGCAGCTTGTTGGGCGAGGAGAACAGGCGCAGCAGGTACTCCAGCGTGAACCAGCCGATGCACGCCGTCTCCACGTTCTCCAGCGTCGGGTGCTCCACGCGGTTGCCCTCGGCGTCCAGCACCTGCAGCTCGGGGATGGTGCCCATGCACATGACCACCGACGAGACGAGGATGAGCAGGAAGGACAGGACGGCCACCACCCGCGCCGGACACGAGGACTCGGGCTTCTCCAGGAACTTCCAGACGCACTTCTGGCAGCGCTGCCAGCGGCCCTCGGCCGTGTCCACGCCCAGGTCGTCCAGAATGAGCTGCACGCGGCGCGCAATCTCCTCCAGCTCCTCGCGCTTCTCGCTCAGGTGGCTCTTGCAGCAGTCGTCCAGGAACTTGAGGTCCACCTTCCAGAAGTCCATCTCGTTCTTGAAGCAGATGGGGCAGATGCCCTTCTTCATGTGGACCTCCCCAAAATAGTACACCTCAATGACACACTTGAACGCGTCCGGGTCCCTGTCGAAGTAGAACTCGCGCTTCCCGGGGTCGTAGTCGTcgcacagggagaagatggtgtCGTAGCCCCCGGCCAAGCAGTCGATGAGCTCCGCCAGCCGGGTCTCGGGGTACCGGCTGAGGAGGTCTCCGTACAGCACCCGCCGCACGCCTCCCACGTTGACGACGATCTCCATGTCGTCTGCCGCCCGGGAGCCCCGGCTGCCCGGCTCCGGGAGGCTGCGCTCCCCGGCCCCGTCCATTCTCCCGGCGAGGGCCCGCGCGGCCTCGGCTCCGCgccctgccgccgccgccgccgccgggggtCCGGCGGGTGCCGCCGGTGCGCGGCCCTCGGGGAAGCCCGGCCGGCGCCCGCCTGCCTGGAAGCGCGGTCACAGCGGGCGGCAGCGGGCCGGGGCGCGCCGCGGGGGAGGCAGGCGCCTGGCGGCGGGGCTCCGGGCGGGCATCCGGGCGCTGGGGCGCGCCGGCGGGGGGCTCTCGCGGCCACCGGCCTCGCCCCGAGCGCTCACCCCGGCTCCCGGGTGGCGCGATCCGCCGCTTCGGCTCGGCCTCCGGCGGGAGTGGGGTCCCCTCGTGGGCGGCAGGCACCGTCCTCCGTCCCCGGGCGCGCGGGTCCCCGCGTGCGACCCCGGCGCGAGACGTGCCCCGCGGCCGCCGGCCCCACGCAGCCCGCCGAGGTGTGCGGAGAGCAACTTGGGCTTGCTGTGCCCGAGCTGTTTCCAAACACAATAGGAATTCCAGCCTGACGTCAGGAGCTTTTCAAACTGTACCCTCTTCTGGTGAAATTCTGCAAGGCACGCGCGGCAGCGGCAGGGGAACGGGTTAACCCTTGGGCAGACGGGCACAGCTGCGCGCCGGCCACCGCCGCTGCCGCGCGACTGCCCGCCGCTCCCGGAGCCGCAGGTCACCCAGGGGCCCGGGACCCCCGGGCTTGAAAGCGGCAGGCCGGCCGGCGCTGGCTGGAAagtttctctctccctgctgtGTCCAGAAGATCGATGGCGAGAGAGCACGGCCGCCTGTTGCTCCGCCGCAAAGCGTGCCCAAGAAAGCCCTTCAGACGCGGCTCCCGCGTCCGGGCCGGCCGATCCTGCCTGGTCCTGGCAGGTTCCCTAACTCCCCTAACGCCGCCCTGCCGTGGGCGGCACTTTGGCCTTCACCCGAGCTCTGTCCAGCGGGGATAGCCAGTCCAGCCCCGGGTAGCAGAGAAGGGACGGCCCAAGGTCACACCGTGAAATGGGAGTAGAGCCCCAGCGTGGCCTCCTCTTCATCCGGAGCTTCCCGCCGTCCTGGCTGATTGACACGCGCCGGTCAGCGGATTGAAATTCTGCCTCGAAGTCCTGGCTGTCCGCCGCTTCCCATTTCTCTGCAGACCAGCACCACCACCGCCGGTCTCCAGAGCCTTGAGCCCCCAagctcccacctccccagcccccgcTCTGCCCTTCCCACACAAGGCTCCACACCCTCCCCTGTCTTCCAGACCTGCAGCCACTGCCTGAGCCATTGCAACAGCTCCCAGCAGCGTCTTCTACACTGCGAACTACTCAGCATCATCTGTGACCCGGGGactgtgttaaaaaaaacatCCTCGAGAGAGGCATGAcgaggcagagcacagaggatttttagggcagtgaaactactctgtgtgatactCTAATGGTGGATACCTGTCATCACACATTTGTCCCAACCGGTGgaacgtacaacaccaagagtgaacaccGGTGTAAACTATGG contains:
- the KCNF1 gene encoding potassium voltage-gated channel subfamily F member 1, which produces MDGAGERSLPEPGSRGSRAADDMEIVVNVGGVRRVLYGDLLSRYPETRLAELIDCLAGGYDTIFSLCDDYDPGKREFYFDRDPDAFKCVIEVYYFGEVHMKKGICPICFKNEMDFWKVDLKFLDDCCKSHLSEKREELEEIARRVQLILDDLGVDTAEGRWQRCQKCVWKFLEKPESSCPARVVAVLSFLLILVSSVVMCMGTIPELQVLDAEGNRVEHPTLENVETACIGWFTLEYLLRLFSSPNKLHFALSFMNIVDVLAILPFYVSFTLTHLGARMMELTNVQQAVQALRIMRIARIFKLARHSSGLQTLTYALKRSFKELGLLLMYLAVGIFVFSALGYTMEQSHPETLFKSIPQSFWWAIITMTTVGYGDIYPKTTLGKLNAAISFLCGVIAIALPIHPIINNFVRYYNKQRVLETAAKHELELMELNSSSVGEGKTGGSRGDLDNLPPEPAGKEGLSWSSRLKVSHSDTFIPLLTEEKHHRTRLQSCK